One Megalops cyprinoides isolate fMegCyp1 chromosome 23, fMegCyp1.pri, whole genome shotgun sequence genomic region harbors:
- the LOC118770371 gene encoding 40S ribosomal protein S16-like, which produces MPAKGPLQSVQVFGRKKTATAVAHCKRGNGLVKVNGRPLEMIEPSTLQYKLLEPILLLGKERFAGVDIRVRVKGGGHVAQIYAIRQAISKALVAYYQKYVDEASKKEIKDILIQYDRTLLVADPRRCESKKFGGPGARARYQKSYR; this is translated from the exons ATGCCGGCTAAAGGTCCCTTGCAATCAGTCCAGGTTTTCGGGCGAAAA AAAACAGCCACTGCTGTTGCTCATTGCAAGAGGGGCAATGGCCTTGTCAAAGTGAATGGCAGACCGCTGGAGATGATTGAGCCAAGCACCCTCCAGTacaag CTTCTGGAGCCAATTCTGCTGCTCGGCAAAGAACGCTTTGCTGGAGTGGACATCAGAGTCCGAGTGAAGGGTGGTGGACACGTCGCACAGATCTATG CTATTCGTCAGGCCATCTCCAAAGCCCTGGTTGCCTACTACCAGAAAT ATGTGGACGAGGCTTCCAAGAAGGAGATCAAAGACATCCTGATCCAGTATGACAGGACCCTGCTGGTGGCCGACCCACGCCGCTGCGAGTCCAAGAAGTTCGGTGGACCTGGAGCCCGCGCTCGCTACCAGAAGTCTTACCGTTAA